Genomic DNA from Electrophorus electricus isolate fEleEle1 chromosome 23, fEleEle1.pri, whole genome shotgun sequence:
CAGACCTCATCGTTCTCCTGGCTGCTGGACTGCCCAACATCTCAGAGGTGGTTTCATCTTGGATCTATGGCTATGCTGGCTGCTTGTGCATAACCTACCTGCAATACCTGGGCATCAATGTTTCCTCTTGCTCCATCACGGCTTTCACCGTCGAACGCTACATTGCGATTTGCCACTCCATAAAGGCACAGTTCATATGCACAGTGTCAAGAGCCAAGAAGATCATTGCCTGTGTTTGGATTTTCACCTGCATCTACTGTATTATGTGGTTTTTCCTCGTTGATACACACGAGATGGTTTATGCTAATGGGATCATTGTCAGATGTGGCTACCGGGTCTCAAGGAACCTCTATATGCCAATTTACTTTTTGGACTTCACACTGTTTTATGTGATTCCCCTCATTGTGGCTACTGTACTCTATGGGTTGATTGCCAGAATACTGTTCATGAACCCACTGCCCTCAAATTTGTCAGAAAGAGGAAATGATTCCATCCATCAGGGACGGACAAACAGCACAGTGAAGGTCTCCTGCAAGCCAAACAAGGGTGCAGTGTCCTCCAGAAAACAGGTGCAGCACTATTTCAAAAGAAGCATCAAATAGCAAATAACATTTCATGTCACAAATTTTCCCTCAGCCCACTGGAAGTTATTTCAAAGGCAACCTTCTTGATAACCAATTGCCAAGCAATGATATTAAAGTAATTAAGGTGGTTAGGAAATATATATGTTTTCAATATTCTCATCTGACTCTGAATTTGGGTTTTGCTGAGTTGTTTGCATATAATTTAGTTTTTACTTCAGTTTAAAGTGTCATGGGGCTAGAAGCACATCATTATTTAGCacaaaaagtttttttcatAGCCTTGCAGTGGAGTGGTGTCATGTTGAAAACATGAAATTTATATTCTTATAGGAAATGGAGGCCTGTAGTAATTTTATTCAGTCCACTAAAAGATGAACCTGAAGGCTCAGCATAATGTTTGAATGGGCTGGTATGAATGGTGGGAGATTGTAGAGTAGCAAGATTGCTTTTTCAGTATATTTATCCAAAGTCCATTATCCATTTCAACAGTCATTAGTTCAGTGCCATAGACATAGAAGTTAGTCATGAGTTGTCCTCACAGTGTGGTGTTGTTAGTGTCCTCTGTAGTGTCCTCTGTTGTTCAGGGCTGTTGTTCTCCCATGTGGCTGTAGGTTACGAAGATGCTGGCCGTAGTGGTGGTGCTGTTCGCCTTGCTGTGGATGCCATATCGCACGCTGGTGGTGGTGAACTCGCTCATGGACCCTCCATACCTGGATGCCTGGTTCCTGCTCTTCTGCCGTATGAGCATCTACACCAACAGTGCCATCAATCCCATCATCTACAATGCCATGTCACAGAAGTTCCGCACAGCCTTCAAGAAACTCTGCCACTGTGAGGGACCTGGAGGGAAGGAGAAGGAAGCAAAGTTCAGTGTCCCTGTTTACTACAGCGTCATCAAAGACTCGTCCCGTGAAAGCCCCGAATATGACACGGAGCAGGAATTCGTCAGCACCTACACTGTCCCTGCCAGGAGGGTGAACTTTTCAGCTCAGGCAGGAGGAGGGGACACCGCAACCATGTTTAGTATTGCTTGAAACAagctgagagatggagaggaggacaCAGTGTTCTCTGAGTTAGGGGGGAGGGCTATGTCTGGTGGGCTTAAGGGAGGTAAGGTCTTATAGACACTCATTATGGGGATTTAAACATTTGCCAATTTTAACTGGATCTCTGGATCTTGGTGGTACAAATACTTCTATTAAAACAGGACAGAACATTAAGTAAGTACATTAAGTGAAATGATTACTATGTATGGGCAAAAGAGATGGGCGAAAACATATTATCTCATGCAAAAAGTCAGTATAAGCGTCAACAACACATACATTGTTTAGGTTATTTAACAGCTTTCAAAACCACAATAAACCGCAACACTAATGAATGCCCAAAACAGTAAATGTGAGATCCTTAATCAAAGGTTTGATGACATGCCACATGTCTCCAGCATTTTATTGTGGCTTCACCTCTGCATGCTGTTAACCATTTTAGCCCTGATAAAACCTtagaatgcatgtgtgcacagacagaaaaatgtGCATGGGATCATTTTCAGTTCATAGTCATAAACTGGATGATTTACAGTGCCAGCTAGAGAAAAGAGACTGCCAAGCTGGAAGTCAACCCAGTAATGCTTATTCTTTTGAAATCTGATGAGAAAATggtcaaacaaaacaatgcctTCAAAACGTTAAGAGTCACAGTATCATATCAGTTCACATCAACTGTAAAAAATGACCATGATGATAAGTGTAATGTTTGGTGGCAAGCCATTATTCTATAGGAATATGAAAGATACTGCCAGTGTTACCAGGACATGTGCAGCACTTTTatggtgtgattttttttcttcttcttttttccagaATCAAAAGCATTTACGGAAAAGGTGTTTATAAGTTTTTGTTGAAATGCATGAATCTCTCATTAGCACAACCTCACATGCTTATTGTTTGCAAAAGCATGACAAGtccatgtaaatgttttaaaacaagctACTGACACATCACACCAAACTGACTTCAAACTGCTGCTGACTTGTTTAACCCTGAATGTAGCCCCTGCAGCATGAACCCTGATAAGCTGAAGGGTAGGAGGTCAGCAACAGCTGATGTGGATAACTGTGTTGAAAAGCTATTGCCTCTATAACAGTGATGAGAGCATTTACACTAGCGTTGACACTAAAAACCACCAATGCACTTTGGAGCTGTGCATCAAGAGTTTATGGGTCAATCTGTTAAAGCTGAGAAATTTATGCTTGGGGGGAATCACTCAGTTTTTGACACatttgaagagaatagctgctACTTATGATAATTGTATATTGCTCAAATGTCTTAACTTTTAGCTGTTGAAGCTTTTTGTTATTACAGTTATTGTGAAATGGAGGTAAATATTGTAGtatttataatgaatatatattgtGATTTATGAGAATATATTGTCTGTCCTCATGAACGGCGTCAGAGAtaaataaactgtttaaaatttCAGTAGTGTATCAGTTCCAGTTAGAGTATTTCACAGTCACAAAATAACATATTAATGCCAGCAGAGCTAATAACGGGACCAGTTGTTTAATAGGCTCACATACTTGTCATTCTTGTTGATATGTTTTATGGTTTTCTCTATTGTAGGAATGCCTTTACCCtggatttgttttaaaatattttatatttattttatattttttacataaCTATCACATACAGAGTTTCAGGCTAGTTTTCCTCAATGTGTCTTA
This window encodes:
- the LOC113589457 gene encoding thyrotropin-releasing hormone receptor, which encodes MVKIREIKNISPENPPSAVQDSKQRPTMENVTISAATNFTNSQPLANMPENSLEVQVITIFLSLLICGVGIAGNVMVVLVVLRTKHMMTPTNCYLVSLAIADLIVLLAAGLPNISEVVSSWIYGYAGCLCITYLQYLGINVSSCSITAFTVERYIAICHSIKAQFICTVSRAKKIIACVWIFTCIYCIMWFFLVDTHEMVYANGIIVRCGYRVSRNLYMPIYFLDFTLFYVIPLIVATVLYGLIARILFMNPLPSNLSERGNDSIHQGRTNSTVKVSCKPNKGAVSSRKQVTKMLAVVVVLFALLWMPYRTLVVVNSLMDPPYLDAWFLLFCRMSIYTNSAINPIIYNAMSQKFRTAFKKLCHCEGPGGKEKEAKFSVPVYYSVIKDSSRESPEYDTEQEFVSTYTVPARRVNFSAQAGGGDTATMFSIA